The genomic interval GCCCTGATTGAGCAGGATTTGAAAAAACTTAACAGCGAAATTGATTCAATTCAGGACAATATAGTTTCTTTATCCACCGAGGTAGCTTCAATAAGGGCTGAATTGGAGACTAAAAAAAGTGAAATTCTTGAAAGAGAAAACGATATTGCTCTTTTAAACAAGGATTTTTTTGAGAAGAAACTCAAGTCTGAGAGGCTTGAAACAGAGATAAAAAACAAAACTGAACAATTGGAAAATTTAAGAAAAAGGCTTGAGAATTACGAAACAGAGTTAAAACTTTTTGAAAAAGAGTTAACCGATTTAGATGAAAAGGAGAATAAGGAAAAGCAAAACCTTGACCTTGCAAAAGAGGATTTTGAATCTCTAAGTATAAAAACAGAATCCCTTTCCGCTCAGGTTGCCTCTTTTAAAGAGGAATTAAAAAGTAAAGAAGAAGAATATTTTTCCATAGACAGAGAATTAAAGGATTTTGAAACTGAAAGTTATAAAATCTCTTCTGATTTAAATTATTCTAAAAAAGAAAAAGAATCAGTGTTGTCTGAATTTGAAAACAAAAAACAAGAGATAAAAGAAATAGAAGAAAAAATAAATGAATTTAAAGAGAAAATAGAAAATGTGAAAGTAAATATTGAAGAGTTGACAACAAAAATAGGTGAATTAAGGGAGTTAAAACAGGAGCTTGCCTTCAGGCTGGAAGAATTAAATCAGGCATTAACAAATAAGGAAAATGAGAAAAACTCGCTTTTAGTTGAAATAAAAACCCTTGAAAATAGATATTCTCAGATAAAGGGTTTTCTTGAAAATAGAGAAGGGTTTTCAGAAAATGTTAAAAAATTGATTAAAGAAAAGTCAGAGTTGATTTCAGGGGTAATAGGGGATTTTATTGAAGCAAAAGACATAAAGGTTAATTTTTTTGATAATTTTATTTCCCGATTTTATCAGATAATTGTTCCTAAAAATAAAGAAAGTTTTGAAAAACTTGTAGAATACTGTGATGAAAAAGGTCTTAAGGGAATAGGAATTCTTAATCCTGATGCAATCCCTTCTAAAGGAGAAAATATAGAAAATTCTTTAACTGATTTTCTTATTTTCAAAGAAAATCTCCCTGAAAAATTTAAATCTTTTTTGAAAAATTTCTTGATAGAAAACAGTAACAAAACTATTGAAAAGAATGCAGTTTTTATAAATGGAGATTATTATTTTGCAGATAGTGGAATTTATTACATAGGGACAAAGGATGAGAATGGTTTTCTCTCTTTAAAGGCAAGGCTTAAGGAAATTGAATTGAAATTAATTGATTTAAAAGGCAATGAAAAAGCAATAAATGAGGAGATTGACAACCTGAAATTTGAGAGAGATGAAATTTTAAATGAAATTAATCGGGTTAATATAAACCTTGAAGAATTGCAGGAAGAACTAAACTCGTTTAATACAGAATTTAATAAAAACAATCAGCTATTTGAATTGAAGCAACAGGAAAAGTCAAGGTTAGAGGGTGAAATAGAAAGACTAAAGCTAACAGACGCTGAACTTGAAACAAAGATAAAGGATTTATCTTCCAGGTTAAGCGAATTGAATGAAAAAATTGAAAAATCTTACGAGAAAAAAGAAAAAAAATCTCTTGAACTAAATGAAATCAAAGAACAACTTGAATATATGCAGGAGGAGTTAAGTGAGATTCAACTGATTGCTGAAAAGAGAAATTCAGTTATTAAAAGCATAGAGAAAGAGCTTGAGTTTATAAAACAGAGGAGAAAAGAAATTGAATTCAGAATGGAAAAGTCCTATCAGGATAAGGAAAATGACAAAAATACAATAGCAACCCTTGAGAAAGAGATTGAAAACCTTAAAACAGAAGCCAATACTATGGTAGATGCATACCGTAAAATTTCAGCAGTATTAACTGAAAAAAAAGAAATCCTTGAAAAAAAGAAAAGTGAATTATCTATTCTTGAAAAAAAGGTTTTTGATTTAAGAAGAAAAGAGGAAGAGTTAACAAAAGCTAAACAGGAAAAGGAAATAAAGAAAGCAGAGTTTAAAGTAAAGTTCAACAATTTAAAGGATTATCAAATTTCTCGTTTTGGTGAGTTTAAATCAGAAAAAACAGAAAATTTTGAAGAACTAAACATTCAGTTTGAAAAACTTTCAAGAAGAATAGAAAACTTCGGTGCAATAAACCTTCTTGCGATTGAAGAGTGTGATGAACAGGAAAAAAGGTATAACTTTTTGATGGAACAGAAAAAAGACCTGGAAAAGTCTATTAAAAACCTTACCAGAGATATTAGAGAGATTGATCAGACAACAAAAACACTTTTTTCAAATGCTTTTGATTTTATTAACAAAAAGTTTGACGAGATTTTCAAAGAATTGTTCGGAGGGGGGAAAGCTTATTTAAAACTTTCGGACGAAGAAAATGTTCTGGATTCAGGAGTTGAGATTTATGCTAAGGTTCCCGGGGAAACGATTAAAAGAATTAGCCTATTGTCAGGGGGAGAGAAGGCTAAGACTGCTCTTGCCTTTGTTTTTGCTCTTTTTGAATACAGGGTTGCCCCTTTGTGTGTTCTTGATGAGGTTGACGCACCATTGGATGAGGCTAATGTTTTGAGATTTGGGAAGTTTTTAAAAAGATATAAAGATAGGGTACAGTTTATTGTGATAACTCACAACAAAACCACTATGGAATTATGTGATTATCTATATGGAGTAACATTGGAGGAACCAGGATGTTCAAAGGTTTTATCGGTAAGACTGGAAGATTATTCTTAATTTTGACAATATGTTTCAACCTAACAGTTTTTTCTTCTCCTATTTCAAGTGAAACATCATACAGTACAAAGGGGAAAAACGAGAAGAGTTTAAACCTGGCAATTGGTTATGTTTCTCTTTCAGGGAACGCTAAAAGTACAACTGGTAGTTTTAAAGTAGATTTTTCATATGTTTTTAAAAAGTTTTATTTTGAAACAAAGGCATACTACATCTTTACAGATGTTACAAATGTGTCCACAGGCCAAACAAATAGAACCGATGAGAAATATTATTTTACTTTCAAATCCAACTATAAAAAAGGAAAGAAAAGTGGTATTTTTGCCAATATTTCCTGGCTTAAAAACAAGCCAGCAGGAATAAATAAGAATCTATCAATAGCGAGTGGTTATTCAAGGATAATTTCAGATAGTAAAAAAAGGAAAGGGAAATTTGGATTGGGCTTTGAAGGTTTTAAAGAGGAAAAAATTATTCAGGATTCAATTAAAACCAATTCCAGTCTTGCTGCGTACTTTGAATTTAGTTTTCAATATGCTTTTAACAATGCAAATAAATTAAAATTTGAAAATGAGACAAGGGTTAATATCTCAGATACAGAGGATTACAGGCTTTTTAACAATATTTCTTACTCATCGTCATTAAATAAAAATATGGCAATAGAATTTAACTATTTGCACCAATTTAAGAATCTTCCTGTTCCAGGTAAAAAGAAAACTGATACCACAACAACGGTAAACATAGTTTTCAGATTTTAGGATTTTAATTTTGTGAGCATTTTAGTTTTTTGTTAAAATGACATTTATAAAAGGGTGCGATTAGGTATAGTTTAAAATATATTTTTCTAATTCAGGAGGTATTATATGAATATTGGAATTCCTGTAGAAATGAGCGGTGATAACAGGCTTGCGTTAACTCCAGAAAGTGTGGCTATATTAAAAGAAACAGGTAATAATATTTTTGTTGAATCAAAAGCAGGTGAAAAAATTCATTTTTTTGATGAAAAATTTGAAAAGGCTGGTGCAAAAATTGTTTTTTCTCATGAAGAAGTTTTTGGAAGGGCAAATCTTCTTGTTAAAGCAGAAAAACTTGCAGAAGAAGAGGCAGACCTAATACAGGAAGAACAAATAATCATGGCTTTCCACCACCTTGCGGTATGTTCTCCTTCAATGATTCAAAAACTGATAGAAAAAAAGGTAACAATAATAGGGTATGAATTAATTGAAGACGAAGAAGGAAATTTGCCTGTTCTTTATCCTACAAGTGAAATTGCAGGTCAGATGAGCATTCAGATAGCGGCTGAATACTTGAAAATTATAAGGGGAGGAAGAGGGATTGTATTAGGGGGAATTCCAGGTGTTCCTCCAGCTGTTATAGTGATTATTGGAGCTGGTACTGTTGGCAGAAACGCCTGTATGGCTGCATTAGGTGCAGGCGCCCAGGTGATTGTTCTGGATAAAGATATTGAGAAATTAAGAGAGATAGAGAGGCTATTCCAAAAAAGGGCGATTACTTCAATCGCAAATAAAAAATCAATAGAAAGAGCTATTTCCCTTGCAGATGTTGTAATAGGAGCAGTTTTAATAAAAGGAGAGAAATCTCCCCATGTTATTACAAAGCAGATGTTAAAAAAGATGAAAAAAGGTTCTCTTATAATAGATCTCTCAATTGACCAGGGTGGCTGCGTTGAAACTTCAAGACCTACTACTCCTCAATCTCCAGTTTATAAGGTGCATGGTATTACCCACTATTGTATTCCCAATATCCCTTCATGTGTAGGGTGGACTGGTACTTTAGCGCTGGACAATGTTTTGTACCCTTATGTTGAGCTTTTAAGTGAATTGGGTCTGGAAAAGGCCTTGCAGAAAAGTTATGCTTTAAGGAAAGGGGTTTATATTTATAGAGGAATACCTATCCATCCAGTTTTAAAGAATGTTTTCGGGTACGCAGTTAAAAACATAGAATCATTGCTCTAAAAAACAAGGAGAAAAAATGACCTGGGTTAAATTATATAACTCCAGGCTTTGCACCCCTGACGATGCTGTTAAAGTTGTAAAGTCTGGAGACCATGTTTATGTTCATCCCGGCGCGTGCACTCCAGAGACTCTTTTAAAAGCACTTACTAAAAGGGCGGATGAGTTGTCAAATGTTGAAATTGCCCACATTCTAACATTTGGGTTTGCTGATTATGCTTATGAAAAATACAAAAAGTCTTTTATCCACAGGGCATTTTTTGTAGGGGCAAATACAAGAAAAGCGGTAAATTCTGGCAATGCCAAATATGTTCCAATTTTTTTAAGTGAAATTCCAAAACTTTTTAAATTAGGGCTTTATCCTATAGATGTTGCTTTAATATCAGTTTCACCTCCAGATGAATTTGGATTTTGCAGTTTAGGGGCCGGGGTGGAAATAACAAAAGCAGCGTGTGATGTCGCAAAGTATATAATTGCAGAGGTTAATCCCAATCAGCCAAGAGCATTAGGGAACAGTTTTATCCATGTGAATAAGATAGATTGTTTCGTTGAGGTAAATACCCCTCTAATGGAGTTAAAAACAGAACCAATGAATTCTGTAACAGACAAAATAGGGCAGTTTTGTGCTGAATTAATTGAGGATGGCTCAACTCTTCAAATGGGGATAGGTTCCATTCCTGATGCTGTTTTACATTATTTAGACGATAAAAAGCATCTTGGAATTCATACAGAAATGTTTTCCGATGGCTTGTTAACCCTGGTTGAAAAAGGAATTATAACCAACGAGAGAAAGTCAATTCACAGAGGCAAATCAGTAGCCACTTTCGCTTTGGGGACTAAAAAACTTTATGATTTTATTAACAATAATCCCCTTTTCGAGTTTCATCCTACTGAATATGGAAATGACCCCTTTATTATTGCACAGAACAAAAAAAATGGTTGCAATAAACTCAGCAATTGAGGTTGATTTAACTGGCCAGGTTTGTGCTGATTCATTAGGTACAAAGATTTACAGTGGGTTTGGTGGCCAGGTTGATTTTATTAGAGGTGCTGCAAGAAGCGAAGGAGGCAAGCCTATAATTGCCCTTCCTTCTACTGCAAAAAACGGAGAAATTTCAAGGATTGTTCCAACTTTAAGACAGGGGGCAGGTGTTGTTACATCCAGAGCAGATGTACATTATGTCGTTACTGAATTTGGAGTTGCTTATCTTTTTGGTAAATCCCTTGAAGAAAGAGCCAAGGCTTTAATTTCTATAGCTCATCCTAAATTTAGAGATAAACTTGAAGAAGATGCAAAAAATCTGGGGTATCTTGTTTAGGGGAGAACTTGCCTTTCTCCCCTTTTTTTAGTATATTTAACCTGTATGAATAAGAATAAAAACCTGATCCAGAAATTTTTTAAATTTATTCTATCAAGTGAAACTATTATTTTTGTATTAAGCATTATTTTTTTGCTAAGTATTTATGACCTATTAAATAAATTTTGGTTCAGCATAGCAGTTTTTCTGGTTTATTCAGGCTATTTTTTGGTAACCGTATATTTAAAAAACAAAAAGGTAAAATCCGCTTTAAATCTTATAGAAAAAAAGTTATCTAAATTCAGTGAGGGAGATTTTAATGTTTTGGTTCATTCTTCAAAAGAAGAAGATGAAATATTAACAAAAGTTAATGAAGATTTAATTAGAATTACAAACAGGTTTGAAAGCATTGTGGCTAATTTAAGGGGGATTACCTCAAATATTAAGGAAAATTCTTACAGAATTGATGACCAATTGGTTGTTTATATTTATGACGCCAAAAATCATATTGAGAGTATAGAGCAAACAGGAAGGCTACTGGAAGAGGTTAAAGATTTATTGGTTAAAATAAATCAGGATACTAAAAATCTTTCAAAACATACCGACAAAACTGTAAAATTTCTTGAAAGTTTTTCAAATCAAAACGAAGACATAAGAATAACAGTAGATTCATTGTCCATGTATATACATGAAAACAAAGAGGCTATGGAACAAATTCAAAAAAATACAAGAAAGGTAACGGAGAATACCGAGAATTTGTCTTCCCTTTCACTTGAAACCTTTAGTGCAATAACCGAAATGGAATCAACCTTTAAAGAAATATCAAAGTATATAGATTACACCCAAAGTTTAACAAGAGAGATTATAAAAATTTCAAAATTAGGAATGAATCAATCTAAAGAAACACTTGTTAGTGTTGAAAAGGTAGGAGAGGTTTTAAATACATTTATTTTGAAAATTAATTTGCTAAAGGAACAATCCTCTAAAATAGAGAGAATTGTTGATGCAATTTCAAGAATAGGTGAAAGAACTAATTTGCTTGCCCTAAACGCTACAATATTTTCACAAAACAGCCAGGGGGATGGCCACGATTTTGAGATAATTACTGAAAAAATAATGGAATTGTCAGAATCTTCAACTATTGCCTTAAAAGAAATATCTCAAATCATTGTCCAGTTTGAGAATGTAATTTTGGAGCTTTCCCAGTTAGGGAAAGAAGGAAGTCAGGCAATGGAAAAAGCTCTAAAAAATATGTATCAAACCACTGAAAATTTTTCTGATATTTCAAATAGATTAAATGAAATAGGTCATCATTTTTACAATATTGCCACTGCTTCAAACGAACATTCTCTTGGAACTCAGCAGATTAGGGATGCCGCACATCAGATAAGTGATTTGTCAGAGGATATTGCAAACTTGATGTCTGCTGAAGATAAGATTGTTGCATATGTAGGAACAAAAACTACTTTTATGTCTGAAATAATTGATAATCTCACTAAATCATTAAATGCTCAGGCAAATAAAGTTCAGGAGTTACTTAAAGAATTTAAAGAGGTTGAAAATTCAACGAGGCGTATTCAGAGGCAAAGTGAGGAGCTTGAGCTTAATAACTCTGTGGCGAGTGGTTCAATAAACAAGATTAAAGAAGGCTTTAACAGGAATTTTAAAAATATTTTAACCATGTCCAATACTTCTCTCTCTTTAAAAAAATACGGAGAATACTTAGGAGAAACAATAGATTTTTTCAGACTACCTTATAGATTTCAGGGGGGAACCTTAAAGGTTTGTGGGATTACCATTCCATATAAAAAATTAGACCCGGCTTTTGCTGAAACCATAGGTGAAACCCAGATAATTGATTTGATTTTTTCAGGCCTTGTTAGGTACAACCATCTTACAAATATTGTGCCTGATTTGTGCACCCATTGGGAAATATCTGACGATGGTTTAAAATATACTTTTTATTTAAGAAAAGATGTGATGTTTCATAATGGTCAGGTTTTTACAGCTAATGATGTTTTAGCTACTTTTAAAAGATTACTGGATAAAAATGTTAACTCTCCAAAGGCTGGTCTTTATTTTTCAATAAAAGGAGCTAAGACTTTTTATGAAGGGCAAACTAATTATTTAGATGGGGTGAAGGTTATTGATGACTATACTGTTCAGTTTGTCCTTGAAAAACCTCTTGTTTTTTCCTTGATTTATTAACTTTAACCGGGGCTAAAATAATATCACAGGCAGATTACCATTCCAATAAAGAAACAGTCTCTCTTGTTGGCACAGGCCCCTTTAAGGTGGAGTTTTTTAATTCAGATACAAAGATTGTTTTAAAGAAAAATGAAATTTATTTTGTTCACAACAGACCTTTTCTTGATAGAGTAATTTTTGATTTAAGCCAGGAAGGAAATAAATATGCTATTGAAAGGTTTGAGAAAAACGAGATTGATTTTATTTTTGCAGGTGAAGAAACGTACCTTAAAAAGATAAATCAGAGAAAAAACTTAAATAAAATAACAGAGACAATCCCTCAAGTTTCTACTTATTTTCTTGCTTTTAACTGTCTAAAAAAACCATTTGATAATCCGAGGATAAGAAAAGCGTTTAACCTTGCAATTGATAGATTTAAAGTTGTTAATGCATTGCCAAAGGATTATGCAATTCCTGCTATCTCAATTGTACCTAATGGAATTTTTACTTATGTATCCAATGTAGGTTCATACAACTACGACCCTGAAAAGGCTGTTAGGATTTTAAAAGAAGAGGGCTTTGATTTTGATAATTTTATTTTTGAATTAACTTTTAGAAAACAGAGTGAAGATATTCCTAATGACATTCTTGCTATAAAAGAGTCTCTTGAAAAAATAAATATCAAAGTAAAATTAAAAGGCCTTGCAAAACACTGGGAATATATAGCTAAAAGAGAATTTGATGCTTTTAGGGTAGGCTGGGTAGCAGATTATCCTGATGCTGATAATTTTATTTTTAACATTTTTAATTCAAATGCCGGAGACCCTTTTTATTTGGGGTATAAGAATGGTATTGTTGACAAGCTAAGTGAAGAGGCAAAGTATGAGATAGAACCGAGGGCAAGGGTTAAACTTTATGCAAAAATTGAACAGATAATTATTGACGATTCTCCTGTTGTTCCACTTTATCACAGAAAAAACATAATTTTGCGCAACCAGAATTTGCAGGGAGTTAAACTTAAAGGGTTTTCTCCACAGGTTGATTTTTCTGAGATTTCTTTTAGAACTTTTAGTTGATAAAATAATAAAGCTTAAAGTAAATAATCCCGCCTATTTCGTGTAATATCAGTCTTAAATACCTTAAAAAAGAACATGAATAAATTTCCTGCTGTTTGTTGTGAAAAAAATAAACTTTAATGTTTGAAAGTTTTTCTTTATTTAGGTAATAGGTTAAGATAATTCGCACTCTTTTTTCATGATACTCAGAAGTAATTATCCCTATTTTCTTGAATTCTGGGTGATTTTTTAAAATTGAAATCAACTCCCTTATATTGTTTTCAGTGCCCCCTAAATTTTCATTGTATCTGTAATTGGAAAGCACTGTGTTACTTTTTTTATTTTGAAAGAAATTATTAGCAATTTTTTTACCTCTATTGTAATCAAGAAAAACAAAGGGAGTTTCAGGAAATTTTTTTAAAAGCATTTTTAGAAATTCTATTCTTTCTTTTGTTGATTTGCCAGGTTTTTTGTTAACAAAACCACCGCTAAAAACAAAATAAATATCAACTTTTTCTATGTTTCTTTTGTTTGTCTCAGAGAGTAATCCCACTATATATTTTCGCGGTATTAAGAGAAATGACAAAAAAAATATGGCTAATAAGATAAAAACTGAGAGAATTACCTTTTTCGCCATACTGAGATAACGCCTTTTAAACCTTTAATCCTGTTAATTAATGCTTCTAATTGCGATTTTGAGCCTATTGAAAAAACAAATCTAAACTGTGCTTGATCTTTAGATTTAATTGACATTCCACTTACCTTTTGAATAGGAATGTTAAGTACTTCGAACACATTTGTTAATTTTGCAAGCATTCCGGTCATGTCCTCAGTTAATATTTCAATTGTTACTGTGAAATTAATGTTCTTGTCTTCAATCCATTCCACTTCAACAAATTTTTCAGGGGTAAGGTTTAATAGTTTGGAAATATTTTTACAGTCTTTTCTATGAATTGTAATCCCTTTTGTTTTTGTTAAATATCCTACAATTTCATCCCCTAAAATAGGATTGCAACACTTTGCCCTTGTTACCAATATATTATCAATTCCTTTAACCCTTATCCTTCTCTCAAATCTAAGTTCTTCTGATAAATCTTTTGGTAAGGTAACTATTTTTTTAGGTTTCTTTTTAATAGAAGGTTCAATTGTTTCAAGAACCTTTATCAAAGGTATGTTTTTCTTGGCAATGTAAAAGTATAAGTCATCAATTGATTTTATTTTGTGTGATTTGAACCTTTGCGCTATTGCTTCAAGGTCAAGTTTTGCAAAAGGAATTTTAAACTTTCTCATTCCCTGCTCGAGTAGTATTTTCCCTTCCTCAATCTTCTCCTGTCTCTCGTGTTCCCTATACCAGGCTTTAATTTTATTTTTTGCTTTATTTGTTTTTACAAATTTTAACCAGTCAAGGCTTGGTTTTCCGTTTGTGTTGGTTAAAATTTCAACAATATTACCATCTTTTAATTCAGTATTTAAAGGAACCAAAATTCCATCAACCTTTGCCCCTGAGCATTGATTTCCTACTTCGGTATGAATAGCATATGCAAAATCAACAGGGGTTGCACCTTCTGGAAGGGATATCGGCTTGCCTTTTGGAGTTAAAACTGTTATATCATGGGTTAAATCACCTAAATTTTCTCTAAAATTCTCAAGAAATTCTTTATCGCTATTCTCTTGAATTTTCAATATAACCTTGCTAATAGCATTATATATTTCAGAGTGTTCAAATGCTGCAACTTTCCCCTGCTTGTATTGCCAGTGTGCCGCAATACCTTCTTCTGCTATTTTGTGCATAGATTCTGTTCTTATCTGTACTTCAAAGTATATACCCTGTTTGTGTATAAGGGTAGTGTGTAATGATTGATATCCGTTTTGTTTAGGTCTTGCTATAAAATCACGCCATCTGTTTGGCATATGAATCCAGTTTGCGTGGATTTCTCCCATTGCTTCATAGCATCTGCTAATATCTTCTTCCTTTATAATAATTCTGAAGGCAAGGAAATCATACACTTCATTTAATGAGATATTTTGTTTTCTTATCTTTCTAAAAATACTGTACAGGTGTTTAATTCTGTGTTGAATATAACATTTTATTCCTTTATCAGTCATAAGTTTTAGAAGTTTTTCATGGATTTCTTCCTGATATTGTTTATAATGCTTTTTTCTCTTTTCCACTTCCTCGGCTAATTTCTGGTATTCTTCCGGCCATAGGTATTTAAAACAGAGGTCTTCAAGTTCGTTTTTAATTCTTCCCATACCTATTGCGTGGGCCAAAGGAGCATAGATATCAAGAGTTTCCTTTGCAATTCTCTTTTGCTTATGCTCTGGCATTGCATCGAGAGTACGCATGTTGTCCAGTCTATCAGCTAATTTAATTATCAAAACTCTTGGATCCTGAGCGATTGAAATTAGCAATTTTCTAAAATTTGCACTTTCTTTTTCCTCTTTACTTACATTTTCAATAGCTGAAACTTTTGTTAAGCCATCAACCAACCTTGCAACTTCTTTTCCAAACTCTTCTTCTATTTCTTCAAGTGGCGTATCAGTGTCTTCAACAACATCGTGCAAAAATGCAGCGGCAATACTCTCAATATCCAGTCTATGACAGGCTACAATATAAGCTACAGAAGTAGGGTGTATTATATAAGGAAGTCCAGATTTTCTTTTAGCAAATTCATGTTTTTTTGAAGCGTATGCAAAGGCTTTTATTAGTAATTCAGGATCTCCATCAGGATGGTACTCTAAGAACTTGTCTATAATATCGTCTAACCTTACGATATTGTATTTATTTTCCATATATTAAATCCTGTAAAAAAAAAATAGGGATAGGATTTAGTCCTATCCCTAAAGAATATAAGTCTGTTACTTAACTTTGTAAACCTTTGTTTCAATAAAGTAGAAAATTGGACTCGC from Thermotomaculum hydrothermale carries:
- a CDS encoding YdcF family protein, translated to MAKKVILSVFILLAIFFLSFLLIPRKYIVGLLSETNKRNIEKVDIYFVFSGGFVNKKPGKSTKERIEFLKMLLKKFPETPFVFLDYNRGKKIANNFFQNKKSNTVLSNYRYNENLGGTENNIRELISILKNHPEFKKIGIITSEYHEKRVRIILTYYLNKEKLSNIKVYFFHNKQQEIYSCSFLRYLRLILHEIGGIIYFKLYYFIN
- the smc gene encoding chromosome segregation protein SMC encodes the protein MYVVKSLKLHGFKTFPRETVIDFSRGITAITGPNGSGKSNIAEALIWVMGEQAPSAFRSGQMEDVIFAGTDKLPPMGMAEVVLKFEKLNPQKGEDRYVEILRRFYREGEGEYRLNGKRVRRKDIQDFLYDIGLGSKSFAMIEQGRITQMIEAKPEERRVFIEEVAGILKYKLKKKEAESKIRLTRENLDRVEDIIAEVRKNLNSLRQQAARARQFKKLQEELISIEKKVTAHKIALIEQDLKKLNSEIDSIQDNIVSLSTEVASIRAELETKKSEILERENDIALLNKDFFEKKLKSERLETEIKNKTEQLENLRKRLENYETELKLFEKELTDLDEKENKEKQNLDLAKEDFESLSIKTESLSAQVASFKEELKSKEEEYFSIDRELKDFETESYKISSDLNYSKKEKESVLSEFENKKQEIKEIEEKINEFKEKIENVKVNIEELTTKIGELRELKQELAFRLEELNQALTNKENEKNSLLVEIKTLENRYSQIKGFLENREGFSENVKKLIKEKSELISGVIGDFIEAKDIKVNFFDNFISRFYQIIVPKNKESFEKLVEYCDEKGLKGIGILNPDAIPSKGENIENSLTDFLIFKENLPEKFKSFLKNFLIENSNKTIEKNAVFINGDYYFADSGIYYIGTKDENGFLSLKARLKEIELKLIDLKGNEKAINEEIDNLKFERDEILNEINRVNINLEELQEELNSFNTEFNKNNQLFELKQQEKSRLEGEIERLKLTDAELETKIKDLSSRLSELNEKIEKSYEKKEKKSLELNEIKEQLEYMQEELSEIQLIAEKRNSVIKSIEKELEFIKQRRKEIEFRMEKSYQDKENDKNTIATLEKEIENLKTEANTMVDAYRKISAVLTEKKEILEKKKSELSILEKKVFDLRRKEEELTKAKQEKEIKKAEFKVKFNNLKDYQISRFGEFKSEKTENFEELNIQFEKLSRRIENFGAINLLAIEECDEQEKRYNFLMEQKKDLEKSIKNLTRDIREIDQTTKTLFSNAFDFINKKFDEIFKELFGGGKAYLKLSDEENVLDSGVEIYAKVPGETIKRISLLSGGEKAKTALAFVFALFEYRVAPLCVLDEVDAPLDEANVLRFGKFLKRYKDRVQFIVITHNKTTMELCDYLYGVTLEEPGCSKVLSVRLEDYS
- a CDS encoding alanine dehydrogenase, producing the protein MNIGIPVEMSGDNRLALTPESVAILKETGNNIFVESKAGEKIHFFDEKFEKAGAKIVFSHEEVFGRANLLVKAEKLAEEEADLIQEEQIIMAFHHLAVCSPSMIQKLIEKKVTIIGYELIEDEEGNLPVLYPTSEIAGQMSIQIAAEYLKIIRGGRGIVLGGIPGVPPAVIVIIGAGTVGRNACMAALGAGAQVIVLDKDIEKLREIERLFQKRAITSIANKKSIERAISLADVVIGAVLIKGEKSPHVITKQMLKKMKKGSLIIDLSIDQGGCVETSRPTTPQSPVYKVHGITHYCIPNIPSCVGWTGTLALDNVLYPYVELLSELGLEKALQKSYALRKGVYIYRGIPIHPVLKNVFGYAVKNIESLL
- a CDS encoding methyl-accepting chemotaxis protein; translated protein: MNKNKNLIQKFFKFILSSETIIFVLSIIFLLSIYDLLNKFWFSIAVFLVYSGYFLVTVYLKNKKVKSALNLIEKKLSKFSEGDFNVLVHSSKEEDEILTKVNEDLIRITNRFESIVANLRGITSNIKENSYRIDDQLVVYIYDAKNHIESIEQTGRLLEEVKDLLVKINQDTKNLSKHTDKTVKFLESFSNQNEDIRITVDSLSMYIHENKEAMEQIQKNTRKVTENTENLSSLSLETFSAITEMESTFKEISKYIDYTQSLTREIIKISKLGMNQSKETLVSVEKVGEVLNTFILKINLLKEQSSKIERIVDAISRIGERTNLLALNATIFSQNSQGDGHDFEIITEKIMELSESSTIALKEISQIIVQFENVILELSQLGKEGSQAMEKALKNMYQTTENFSDISNRLNEIGHHFYNIATASNEHSLGTQQIRDAAHQISDLSEDIANLMSAEDKIVAYVGTKTTFMSEIIDNLTKSLNAQANKVQELLKEFKEVENSTRRIQRQSEELELNNSVASGSINKIKEGFNRNFKNILTMSNTSLSLKKYGEYLGETIDFFRLPYRFQGGTLKVCGITIPYKKLDPAFAETIGETQIIDLIFSGLVRYNHLTNIVPDLCTHWEISDDGLKYTFYLRKDVMFHNGQVFTANDVLATFKRLLDKNVNSPKAGLYFSIKGAKTFYEGQTNYLDGVKVIDDYTVQFVLEKPLVFSLIY
- a CDS encoding ABC transporter substrate-binding protein, whose protein sequence is MSQADYHSNKETVSLVGTGPFKVEFFNSDTKIVLKKNEIYFVHNRPFLDRVIFDLSQEGNKYAIERFEKNEIDFIFAGEETYLKKINQRKNLNKITETIPQVSTYFLAFNCLKKPFDNPRIRKAFNLAIDRFKVVNALPKDYAIPAISIVPNGIFTYVSNVGSYNYDPEKAVRILKEEGFDFDNFIFELTFRKQSEDIPNDILAIKESLEKINIKVKLKGLAKHWEYIAKREFDAFRVGWVADYPDADNFIFNIFNSNAGDPFYLGYKNGIVDKLSEEAKYEIEPRARVKLYAKIEQIIIDDSPVVPLYHRKNIILRNQNLQGVKLKGFSPQVDFSEISFRTFS
- a CDS encoding DUF481 domain-containing protein — protein: MFKGFIGKTGRLFLILTICFNLTVFSSPISSETSYSTKGKNEKSLNLAIGYVSLSGNAKSTTGSFKVDFSYVFKKFYFETKAYYIFTDVTNVSTGQTNRTDEKYYFTFKSNYKKGKKSGIFANISWLKNKPAGINKNLSIASGYSRIISDSKKRKGKFGLGFEGFKEEKIIQDSIKTNSSLAAYFEFSFQYAFNNANKLKFENETRVNISDTEDYRLFNNISYSSSLNKNMAIEFNYLHQFKNLPVPGKKKTDTTTTVNIVFRF